The Prochlorococcus marinus CUG1417 genome includes the window CAAACAGTTACTGTAAATTACACAGGAACTCTAGAAGATGGGACACAATTTGATACCAGTATCGGCAGAGCTCCATTCAGCTTTCCATTGGGTGCTGGACGAGTAATAAAAGGTTGGGACGAAGGTGTAGCAGGCATGAAAGTTGGAGGCAAAAGAAAATTAACAATACCTCCGGAACTTGGATACGGATCAAGAGGAGCTGGAAATGTAATACCTGCTAATGCGACTTTAATATTTGAAGTTGAATTATTAAAAGTCAATTAAATTAAGTAAGAAAAATATCTAAGACTTTTCAATTTAGTTAATCTCCAAGTAATATATATACAACACCAAATATTTGAAATGTTAAGTAAATTCATCAATTCTTTTCTAAATAAAAAATCTCCAATGAAAGTCCATGCTCACTGCGATGGCCCTTGTGGTGTTTACGACCCAGCGTCTACTAGAGTTGCAGCTGAAGCAGTTTTATCAATGACAAAAAAACTTATTGCATTAGAAGCTCCTTCCAGCACTGATTCAGCAGAGTGGGCTGCATACAGTAATACATTTTCTAGATATGTTGCAGTTAAAGAAGAGCAAGCAAAAGAAACAAAGAAAGAGATTCTAATTTTGTGGACAGATTACTTTAAACCAGTTCACTTAGAAACTTATCCAGACTTACATGAAACCATTTGGAAGGCGGCCAAATTATGCAGTGCATGCAAAGTTAATGTTGACTTAGCCCAAGCTGAAGAACTTATGAGTTATGTAGAAAAAATTCATAATATTTTCTGGGCCTCAAAAGGAAGATCAGACGCTTTTGTAAAAGCTAGTTAATCAAAATTATTTTCAAAAGTTTTTTTGATTTTATTTTATTTTTTTTAGGTTTAAGAAAAACCGCAATTATTCGTGGTGATTCGATGTTTCCTTACCTAAAAGAAGGAGATATTGTATTTTTTAAAAAATATAAAAAGAATAAATCAATACTTAAAAATCGACAAATAGTTATTTTTAATCATCCAATTAAAAATAAAAACCTAATAAAAAGGATAAATTCAGTAAATCAAAATAACATTGAGGTTTTTGGTGACAATATTGAATTTAGCGAAGATAGTAATAAATTTGGATTAATCAATAACGAAAAAATAATTGGGATTGTCACTTCTAAATTAATTATTCCTAAATTAAAAAATTTTTTAATTCAAAAAAACAGAAGCACTTCTTTGAATCCAAAATAATCCCAAAGAAAAGGAAAGCCCTCCTGCTACAGCTATTAATCTTTTAATAAATTTTTGACTTGCTTTGAAGGTAGTAAAAGATATTAAACAAGTGAAAAGATTCATACTTAGGAGTGAACCAATCAAATATGAAATCAAATATAAGCAAGCGCTTGTTAAAGGTAGTGCTAAAGCAGGAAGAACTGCAAGAAAATGTGAACCTCCAGCTATACCGTGTAGCAAGCCTAAACCAGTCAAAGCATGTGAGTGCTTATTATTATTTTTTTGTTCCTTAACATGAACGTGAAAATGACGATGGGCAATTCCATTCTCATGCATATGGGAATGCGAGTGGATACTTAATTGAAAAGAATTTTTTATAGCAAATACTCCAACAATTAAAAGTGAAATTCCAACTAGGAATTCGGCAATACTAGAAAATTTATTTAATGGAGTAATATCCTTAATAAAAATCGCTAGAAAAGCCAACAAGAGGACTCCTGAAGAATGTCCCAAACCCCATGAGAAACTATTTTTAAGAGCTTTTTGGGGATTATTAATCGCTGCTGGTACCATTGCAATTAGATGATCAGCGCCACTAACAACATGCACAAATCCTGCAACTATACCTGTTAAAACTACAGCCTGCATTTATATTCAGTACAACTCTGTTTATTCAATTTTATAGCACGATTTGAAGTCAATATTAAATTGAGTTAAATAATTTCTTGAACGATTGTTCAATATCAGTTTCTCTCATAAAAGTTTCACCAATTAATACTCCCATGATTCCAATAGATCTAAGCGATTCTAAATCTTCGGCACAATTAATTCCAGATTCACTAATGGGAATAATATTTTGTTTTAAAAATATATCTGCATATGTATGCATCAATTCTTTTGATGTTTTTAAATCCGTTTTAAAAGTCTTTAAGTCCCTATTATTTATCCCAATCAAATTAAAAGATTTTAACTTTAGAATCCTTTCTAATTCATTAGAGTTATGGACTTCAACAAGAACACTCATCTTTAAATTATCAGCTATTTTCTTTAAATAAGTTAAATCATCATCACTTAAAATCGCAGCGATTAATAATATTGCATCAGCACCCGATACCCTTGCTTTATAAATCTGATAAGCAGAAATAATAAAATCTTTGCAGAGTAGAGGGAGATTAGTTGATTTCCTTACAGTTTCGAGTATTTCATAACTACCTTGAAAAAACCTTTTATCGGTAAGTACCGAGATACATGATGCACCTAATCCTTCATAACAAATTGCTATGTTTTCAGGGTTAAAATCTTTTCTAATAACTCCTTTACTTGGACTAGCTTTTTTTATTTCAGCAATAACTCCTGGTTTTATTTTTGACTCCAAGATATTTTTGTAAAAATCTTTAGGAGTAGGAAGTTTTTCAATCTTTTTGATGAGATCTTCTAAAGAGACTATTTTTTTAAAATTCTTAATTTCAATATCCTTGTGCCATACAATTTCTTCCAGAATGTTTTTTGCTTGTGCTTCTCTATGAGGTACAGCATATTCTAAATTTTCTACCCTTACTGTTGGATTTGGTGGCCTGCGTCTTATCTCCATTAATTTTAGATATTATTTTATTTGAGAAGCAGCCTGTTTATATGCGACCTCAACTACTTCACTAAGAGTAGGATGAGTATGAACTTCTTTAGATAATTCAATTACATCTTGGTTCCTTGAAATAGCGTTTGAAATTTCTTGAATTAAATCAGCTGCATGTAACCCAAAAATATGAGCACCTAATACTTTCCCATTATCTTTGTTGAAAATCAACTTTAGCAATCCATCACTCTCTAATTCAGCCAATGCTTTTGAATTAGCCTTAAAGAAACTTTTGACAACTCCCAAAGTAAAATTTTCTTTTGTAGATATCTCTTTAGCTTCAACTTCAGAGAGACCAACTGAACTTATCTCTGGGTGAGTAAAGGTTGCTGCAGGGATACTTTTATAGTTAATTTCGACATTACCACCGCAAATATTATCAACAGCAATAGTACCCTGCGCTGCAGCTGTATGGGCAAGCATTAGTTTACCCGTTACATCTCCAACAGCCCAAATGTTAGGTATTATTTCATCACCATTCTTAACTCTCATTTGATCATCTATAGGAATGAAACCTTTTACTGTTTCGATACCAACCGACTCCAGATTTAAGTTATTACTATTAGGACTTCTGCCTGTTGCGACTAGTACAGCGTCAACTTCTAAAGTTTCTACAACTTCCTTAGATTTTGCATCAGTAAGTTCTATTTTTACAGGACATCCAGGTGTTATTTTTGTAGCAAAGACATTTGATTTTGTGTCTATATCTCTTGCTTGAATAAGGTTCTTCTTAGCAATTTTAGTGATGTCTGGATCAAATGTTGGCATAATATTCTCCAGAGCCTCGATCATGGTAACTTCACAACCAAGCGCGGTGTATACATCAGCAAATTCTAGACCTATATATCCGCTTCCAATAATTGCTATCCATCTTGGAAGCCACTCAAGTTTAACCGCATCATCGCTAGTAAATACAGTCCTATTATCCAAAGTTATTCCAC containing:
- the sodX gene encoding nickel-type superoxide dismutase maturation protease; translated protein: MFKSFFDFILFFLGLRKTAIIRGDSMFPYLKEGDIVFFKKYKKNKSILKNRQIVIFNHPIKNKNLIKRINSVNQNNIEVFGDNIEFSEDSNKFGLINNEKIIGIVTSKLIIPKLKNFLIQKNRSTSLNPK
- a CDS encoding hydantoin utilization protein A, with amino-acid sequence MQAVVLTGIVAGFVHVVSGADHLIAMVPAAINNPQKALKNSFSWGLGHSSGVLLLAFLAIFIKDITPLNKFSSIAEFLVGISLLIVGVFAIKNSFQLSIHSHSHMHENGIAHRHFHVHVKEQKNNNKHSHALTGLGLLHGIAGGSHFLAVLPALALPLTSACLYLISYLIGSLLSMNLFTCLISFTTFKASQKFIKRLIAVAGGLSFSLGLFWIQRSASVFLN
- the lpdA gene encoding dihydrolipoyl dehydrogenase, producing the protein MTDSSFDFDLIVIGAGYGGFDAAKHAAGKGLKVAIVESSDMGGTCVNKGCVPSKALLAASGKVREIANYEHLAKFGIHASPVRFERSKIADHANNLVLNVRENLTKTLKRSGVEIILGIGRIEGNQKVGVRDKNGIDKIFTCKNIVIATGSSPFVPGGITLDNRTVFTSDDAVKLEWLPRWIAIIGSGYIGLEFADVYTALGCEVTMIEALENIMPTFDPDITKIAKKNLIQARDIDTKSNVFATKITPGCPVKIELTDAKSKEVVETLEVDAVLVATGRSPNSNNLNLESVGIETVKGFIPIDDQMRVKNGDEIIPNIWAVGDVTGKLMLAHTAAAQGTIAVDNICGGNVEINYKSIPAATFTHPEISSVGLSEVEAKEISTKENFTLGVVKSFFKANSKALAELESDGLLKLIFNKDNGKVLGAHIFGLHAADLIQEISNAISRNQDVIELSKEVHTHPTLSEVVEVAYKQAASQIK
- the sodN gene encoding superoxide dismutase, Ni, which gives rise to MLSKFINSFLNKKSPMKVHAHCDGPCGVYDPASTRVAAEAVLSMTKKLIALEAPSSTDSAEWAAYSNTFSRYVAVKEEQAKETKKEILILWTDYFKPVHLETYPDLHETIWKAAKLCSACKVNVDLAQAEELMSYVEKIHNIFWASKGRSDAFVKAS
- the trpC gene encoding indole-3-glycerol phosphate synthase TrpC — protein: MEIRRRPPNPTVRVENLEYAVPHREAQAKNILEEIVWHKDIEIKNFKKIVSLEDLIKKIEKLPTPKDFYKNILESKIKPGVIAEIKKASPSKGVIRKDFNPENIAICYEGLGASCISVLTDKRFFQGSYEILETVRKSTNLPLLCKDFIISAYQIYKARVSGADAILLIAAILSDDDLTYLKKIADNLKMSVLVEVHNSNELERILKLKSFNLIGINNRDLKTFKTDLKTSKELMHTYADIFLKQNIIPISESGINCAEDLESLRSIGIMGVLIGETFMRETDIEQSFKKLFNSI